Proteins from a single region of Phycisphaerae bacterium:
- a CDS encoding TIGR03435 family protein → MNTAAKFSGIARVAVGAIFLSCAAVGAVDDPPAKVASDPANKKVRQADLIGKVAPALSIEKFLQASDGAAPSWSSLKGKCVVLEFWATWCAPCVASIPHLNDLRNHFKDRPIEFIAVTEQSEEKIVPFLKRRPIEGWIGLDTNGSLFRDYAVRGIPLTVLVDGKGVTIAMADPDAVTVRVLESLLAGQPLNLPAFREVEDDRIDSNEKEALDALFQILIRPSKVKMGSGGHGGGRFSMTGCKPGFLFSNIYDFPRFQIDVKADLPKGTFDVIASAPNDQEEQLYQLLRRAVELTFRIKTRRETRETDVYVLEKIKDSPAKLASSIMGEGGTSTKFSPKRIELINEPLATLTRGLGSQIKKPVIDETGLEGRYDIRLEGKLNEPDSLIRAIRESLGLELRPAKRPVEFLVIENDSVSKDQ, encoded by the coding sequence ATGAACACTGCCGCAAAGTTCAGTGGAATCGCAAGGGTCGCGGTGGGTGCGATTTTCCTTTCGTGCGCCGCGGTCGGTGCGGTGGACGACCCCCCAGCGAAGGTAGCGTCAGACCCAGCGAACAAGAAAGTGCGCCAAGCCGACCTCATCGGAAAAGTGGCTCCTGCGCTGTCGATTGAAAAATTCCTTCAGGCTTCCGATGGCGCTGCCCCGTCCTGGTCTTCGCTCAAAGGAAAATGCGTCGTACTGGAGTTCTGGGCAACTTGGTGCGCGCCCTGCGTGGCGTCGATTCCGCACCTGAACGATCTTCGCAATCACTTCAAAGATCGTCCAATCGAATTCATAGCCGTGACCGAACAATCGGAAGAGAAGATCGTTCCTTTCCTGAAGCGCCGTCCTATTGAGGGCTGGATCGGCTTGGATACGAATGGTTCCCTGTTCCGCGATTACGCCGTTCGAGGAATTCCCCTGACCGTATTGGTTGATGGCAAAGGCGTCACGATAGCCATGGCAGATCCAGACGCCGTGACAGTAAGGGTCCTTGAATCGCTGCTCGCCGGCCAACCGCTCAATCTGCCAGCGTTTCGTGAGGTTGAAGACGATCGGATCGATTCGAACGAAAAAGAAGCACTGGACGCCCTCTTTCAGATTCTCATTCGCCCATCGAAAGTGAAAATGGGGAGTGGCGGTCACGGCGGCGGGAGATTCTCCATGACGGGGTGTAAACCGGGCTTCCTGTTTTCCAATATCTACGATTTCCCCAGATTCCAAATAGATGTGAAGGCCGATCTGCCGAAGGGCACCTTTGACGTCATCGCATCGGCGCCAAATGATCAGGAGGAGCAACTCTATCAATTACTTCGCCGAGCAGTGGAATTGACCTTTCGGATCAAGACGCGTCGTGAAACTCGCGAAACAGACGTTTACGTATTGGAAAAAATAAAGGACAGTCCAGCGAAACTCGCGTCGAGCATCATGGGCGAGGGTGGAACGTCTACAAAATTCTCGCCAAAACGCATTGAGCTGATCAATGAACCCCTCGCGACGCTGACGCGAGGGCTGGGTTCGCAGATTAAGAAACCTGTCATCGACGAAACGGGCCTTGAGGGCCGGTACGATATCCGTCTGGAAGGGAAACTCAATGAGCCGGACTCGCTTATTCGGGCTATCCGCGAGTCCCTCGGACTCGAACTGCGTCCTGCCAAACGGCCGGTTGAGTTCTTGGTGATCGAAAACGATTCGGTGAGCAAAGATCAATAG